The following coding sequences are from one Sporichthyaceae bacterium window:
- a CDS encoding glycine-rich protein, with the protein MRTAPAAAKLTAAGASVAFVLAATALPAAAAEARGNCGSATALGSVTCVYDDPTVTNYVLRVPAGVTDVHIDARGAAGGNGGAINTQRTAPRGGMGGLVAADFPVVPGDVLRILVGGRGQDANGMKPGAAGLNGGGKGGAGAPGGGGGGGASSVRLNGIDPESRILAAGGGGGAGGAMNSGVVESARGGAGGGDRGENGSGDFFGHGGIGACGESGGAGLDRVTGLDGHSGYDANWGGGGGEGGYGTSNSIKHSGTWSGGAVGAGGGGGGYAGGSGGSAGATLGGGGGGGSGFVATSPLAPTVARLGSATLLMGKGSANGNGMVAISYGLPVGGHGRSGPKGAPAGASAATANERH; encoded by the coding sequence GTGCGCACCGCACCGGCTGCGGCCAAGCTGACGGCCGCCGGCGCAAGCGTCGCGTTCGTGCTGGCCGCGACAGCGCTTCCGGCGGCAGCCGCGGAGGCCAGGGGCAACTGCGGTTCCGCCACCGCCCTCGGGTCGGTCACCTGCGTCTACGACGACCCCACAGTCACCAATTACGTGCTTCGCGTGCCGGCCGGGGTGACCGATGTGCACATCGACGCCCGTGGCGCGGCAGGTGGCAACGGCGGCGCGATAAACACCCAGCGGACTGCCCCCCGGGGTGGGATGGGGGGCTTGGTCGCGGCCGACTTCCCGGTCGTCCCCGGTGACGTGTTGCGGATTCTGGTCGGCGGGCGCGGCCAGGACGCGAACGGCATGAAGCCCGGAGCCGCCGGGCTCAACGGAGGTGGCAAGGGCGGCGCCGGAGCCCCCGGCGGTGGTGGCGGCGGCGGTGCTTCGAGCGTGCGACTGAACGGAATCGACCCGGAGTCGCGCATCCTGGCGGCCGGCGGCGGCGGCGGCGCCGGCGGTGCCATGAACTCCGGTGTGGTGGAGTCGGCCCGAGGTGGCGCCGGCGGCGGCGACCGGGGCGAGAACGGTAGCGGCGACTTCTTCGGGCACGGCGGCATCGGCGCGTGCGGGGAGTCCGGCGGGGCCGGACTGGACCGTGTCACCGGCCTGGACGGCCACAGCGGGTACGACGCGAACTGGGGCGGCGGCGGCGGCGAGGGCGGCTACGGCACCTCCAACTCGATCAAGCACTCCGGCACCTGGTCCGGCGGCGCGGTGGGCGCCGGCGGTGGCGGCGGCGGGTATGCCGGCGGCAGCGGCGGCTCGGCGGGCGCGACCCTCGGTGGTGGCGGTGGCGGCGGCAGCGGGTTCGTCGCGACGTCGCCCCTGGCTCCTACCGTCGCGCGGCTGGGATCGGCCACGTTGTTGATGGGCAAGGGCTCTGCCAACGGCAACGGAATGGTGGCCATCTCCTACGGTCTCCCGGTCGGCGGGCACGGTCGATCCGGACCGAAGGGCGCCCCGGCCGGAGCCTCGGCCGCAACCGCCAACGAGCGCCATTGA